A single genomic interval of Cucumis sativus cultivar 9930 chromosome 5, Cucumber_9930_V3, whole genome shotgun sequence harbors:
- the LOC101212568 gene encoding probable fructokinase-7 has translation MAVSINPGDIKDLSSGFERKLEVKNSLVVCFGEVLIDFVPTVGGVSLAEAPAFKKAPGGAPANVAVGISRLGGSSAFIGKVGDDEFGHMLVDILKQNNVDCSGVRFDPNARTALAFVTLREDGEREFLFFRHPSADMLLTERELEVKVIEQAKIFHYGSISLIDEPSKSAHLAALKLAKNAGCLLSYDPNLRLPLWPSPEAARDGIMSIWDQADIVKISEDEITFLTGGDDPYDDNVVLKKLFRPNFKLLIVTEGSQGCRYYTQKFRGRVAGIKANPVDTTGAGDAFVSGILFRIASDSSIFQDEQRLQDALRFANACGAITVMERGAIPALPTKEAVQKIMSNATTV, from the exons ATGGCCGTTTCTATCAATCCTG GTGATATTAAGGATCTTTCCTCaggatttgaaagaaaattggagGTTAAAAATTCCCTTGTGGTTTGTTTTGGTGAAGTTTTGATAGATTTTGTGCCAACAGTGGGTGGAGTTTCACTTGCTGAAGCTCCTGCTTTCAAGAAAGCCCCTGGTGGTGCTCCTGCTAATGTGGCTGTTGGAATTTCAAGGCTTGGTGGCTCCTCAGCTTTCATTGGCAAG GTAGGTGATGATGAGTTTGGACATATGTTGGTAGacattttgaaacaaaacaacGTAGACTGTTCTGGAGTGCGGTTTGACCCGAATGCAAGGACAGCTCTGGCCTTTGTCACACTTAGAGAAGATGGAGAACgagaatttcttttctttcgcCATCCAAGTGCTGACATGCTTCTCACTGAACGAGAACTTGAGGTTAAAGTTATTGAGCAG GCAAAGATCTTTCATTATGGATCAATTAGTTTGATTGATGAACCAAGTAAATCAGCACATCTAGCTGCACTGAAACTTGCAAAAAACGCTGGCTGCCTTCTCTCTTATGATCCCAACTTGAGATTGCCGTTGTGGCCTTCACCAGAAGCTGCTCGGGATGGCATAATGAGCATCTGGGATCAAGCCGACATTGTTAAG ATAAGCGAAGATGAAATTACTTTCTTGACTGGTGGAGATGATCCCTATGATGACAATGTGGTGTTGAAAAAGCTTTTCCGTCCCAATTTCAAGCTTTTAATTGTGACCGAAGGGTCACAAGGTTGTAGATATTATACTCAA AAATTCCGAGGCAGGGTTGCTGGTATCAAAGCCAACCCTGTTGACACAACCGGAGCTGGCGATGCGTTTGTGAGCGGGATATTGTTCCGAATAGCTTCTGACTCAAGCATTTTTCAG GACGAACAACGGTTACAAGACGCTCTACGCTTTGCAAATGCCTGCGGCGCCATCACGGTGATGGAGAGAGGAGCCATTCCCGCTCTACCGACAAAAGAAGCTGTCCAAAAAATTATGTCCAATGCCACCACTgtatga